A single Sulfurimonas aquatica DNA region contains:
- a CDS encoding glycosyltransferase family 2 protein, with amino-acid sequence MKTLKVLLSTYTGEKYLKQQLDSLLSQTYKNFEIIARDDGSRDKTLEILRSYDVTIIESKENLGVKRSFGKLLEYAIKDSDTDYIMFCDQDDVWEEDKLEKTLLQMQEMERQYSNIPLLVHTDLEVVDEKLNSINSSFMDFQKIDPSKNKFHNLLIQNTITGCTVMINRELAQKSLPIPDTAIMHDWWIGLVASKFGKICYVDETTIKYRQHADNTIGAKGFDIGFVLKIIFNKVSLDHNIHQAKAFLKQFENEINDETRQMLNEFISLNQKTYYQKRRILLKYKLFKHGFIRNLGLLIKI; translated from the coding sequence ATGAAGACATTAAAAGTACTCCTTTCTACATACACTGGTGAAAAATATTTAAAACAGCAATTAGACTCTTTATTATCTCAAACTTATAAAAACTTTGAGATAATAGCTAGAGATGATGGTTCTCGTGACAAAACATTAGAAATACTTCGTTCTTATGATGTCACAATAATTGAGTCAAAAGAAAATCTTGGTGTAAAAAGAAGTTTTGGGAAATTATTGGAATATGCAATTAAAGATAGCGATACTGATTATATAATGTTTTGCGATCAAGATGATGTATGGGAAGAGGATAAACTAGAAAAAACTCTACTTCAGATGCAAGAAATGGAAAGACAATATAGTAATATTCCTTTATTAGTGCATACTGACTTGGAAGTAGTTGATGAAAAACTCAACAGTATAAATAGCTCTTTTATGGATTTTCAAAAAATAGATCCATCAAAAAATAAATTTCATAATCTTTTAATACAAAACACTATTACTGGTTGTACAGTTATGATAAACAGAGAATTAGCACAAAAAAGTTTGCCCATACCAGATACTGCTATCATGCATGACTGGTGGATAGGTTTAGTTGCTAGCAAGTTTGGAAAGATATGCTATGTGGATGAGACTACTATAAAGTATAGACAACATGCAGATAATACTATAGGTGCGAAAGGCTTTGATATTGGTTTTGTACTTAAAATAATTTTTAATAAAGTAAGTTTAGATCACAATATACATCAAGCAAAAGCCTTTTTAAAGCAGTTTGAGAATGAAATTAATGATGAAACAAGGCAAATGCTTAATGAATTTATATCTCTTAATCAAAAAACATATTACCAAAAAAGAAGAATACTTCTAAAATATAAACTCTTTAAACATGGGTTTATAAGAAATCTCGGATTATTGATTAAAATATGA
- a CDS encoding glycosyltransferase — MHVLYLIHQFYPNHYSGTERVIFGTASYMQKLGYKVTVLTYSYEPDEAYQHKMDEILYKEYIFEGLSVIAVKSNDIAYNNSYFIENESSVHKHIIKKINPDIIHVGHLMYMNAFLKAGKKINIPYVLSLTDFWFICHKAQMLVDNGALCDGPKEGKQCQKMCTGLEKEYYEKRFKQASQILEESCANIVSSKFLHNMMTHSLESFKSINIPYGLNFSYLDVNNSIYNNNSKINFLYSGTLSKHKGIDTVVKAFKSLENQNFILNIYGDGPLREYVIEEIKNENNINFFGSYSKEDTKKLIKENDVVLIPSAWYENNPIILQEMIAANLPPVVSNIGSLPEMVEDEKTGFVFKMSNVNDLRKVVEQIIDNPVKLNKIKTNMYKNYQVITIEQQCLAYRDIYLNALGKNK; from the coding sequence ATGCATGTTTTATATTTAATACATCAGTTCTACCCTAACCACTATTCTGGAACAGAAAGAGTGATTTTTGGTACTGCATCGTATATGCAAAAACTCGGCTATAAAGTTACAGTTTTAACATATAGTTATGAACCAGATGAGGCATATCAACATAAAATGGATGAAATTTTATATAAAGAATATATTTTTGAAGGGCTTAGTGTTATAGCTGTAAAAAGTAATGATATAGCATATAATAATAGTTACTTCATTGAAAATGAAAGTTCTGTGCATAAGCATATAATTAAAAAAATTAATCCCGACATTATACATGTAGGTCATCTAATGTATATGAATGCATTCTTAAAAGCAGGAAAGAAGATTAATATCCCCTATGTTTTAAGTTTAACTGATTTTTGGTTTATTTGCCATAAAGCTCAAATGCTAGTTGACAATGGTGCTCTGTGCGATGGACCCAAAGAAGGGAAGCAGTGCCAAAAAATGTGTACTGGCCTTGAGAAAGAGTATTATGAAAAGCGATTTAAACAAGCAAGTCAAATATTAGAAGAATCATGTGCAAACATTGTCTCTTCAAAGTTTTTACATAACATGATGACACACTCTTTAGAAAGTTTTAAATCAATAAATATACCCTATGGATTGAATTTTTCATATCTAGATGTTAATAATAGCATTTATAACAATAATAGTAAAATAAACTTTCTGTATTCAGGAACTTTATCAAAACATAAAGGTATTGATACAGTTGTAAAAGCATTTAAAAGTTTAGAAAATCAAAACTTTATATTAAATATATATGGAGATGGGCCATTAAGAGAATATGTTATTGAAGAAATTAAAAATGAAAATAACATAAACTTTTTTGGTTCTTATTCTAAAGAAGATACTAAAAAACTGATTAAAGAAAATGATGTAGTATTGATTCCATCTGCTTGGTATGAAAATAATCCTATTATACTTCAAGAGATGATAGCAGCAAACTTACCTCCAGTTGTTTCAAATATTGGAAGTTTACCGGAAATGGTTGAAGATGAAAAAACAGGGTTTGTATTTAAAATGTCTAATGTTAATGATTTAAGGAAAGTTGTTGAGCAAATAATTGACAATCCAGTTAAATTAAACAAGATTAAAACAAATATGTACAAGAACTATCAAGTAATTACTATAGAACAACAATGTTTAGCATATCGTGATATATATTTGAATGCATTAGGGAAGAACAAGTGA
- a CDS encoding SDR family oxidoreductase, producing the protein MSYILIVGAKSDIAKEVARVYAQNGYDLYLAARNSKELEDFANDLKVRSNNQVELLELDITAFNTHETFYNSLKERPLGVVVVSGYMNEQHLVEKDWNESLNTINVNYTGAVSLLNIVANDFENERNGFIVGVSSVAGDRGRKANYIYGSAKAAFSTYLSGLRNRLYESSVHVLTVKPGFVATKMTENLDLPEKLTAQSIDVAEDIFKAQQAGKNILYTKWIWQYVMLIIKHIPEFIFKKMSI; encoded by the coding sequence ATGAGTTATATTTTAATAGTTGGTGCAAAGAGTGACATCGCAAAAGAGGTAGCTCGAGTTTATGCTCAAAATGGGTACGATTTATATTTAGCGGCAAGAAATTCAAAAGAACTAGAGGATTTTGCAAATGATTTAAAGGTGCGTTCAAATAATCAAGTAGAACTGCTTGAACTTGATATCACTGCATTTAATACTCATGAGACTTTTTACAACTCTTTAAAAGAGAGACCCTTGGGAGTTGTTGTAGTTTCGGGATACATGAATGAACAGCATTTAGTTGAGAAAGATTGGAATGAGTCCTTAAACACTATAAATGTGAACTATACGGGAGCGGTAAGTCTTTTAAACATAGTAGCAAACGACTTTGAAAACGAAAGAAATGGTTTCATCGTTGGAGTGAGTTCCGTTGCAGGTGATCGTGGTCGTAAAGCTAACTATATCTACGGAAGTGCGAAGGCTGCATTTAGTACTTACTTGAGCGGTTTGAGAAACAGACTTTACGAAAGTAGTGTCCATGTTTTAACGGTTAAGCCTGGTTTCGTAGCAACTAAAATGACTGAGAACCTAGACTTACCAGAAAAATTAACTGCACAATCGATAGATGTGGCAGAAGATATTTTCAAAGCACAACAAGCAGGAAAAAACATACTCTATACAAAATGGATCTGGCAGTACGTAATGCTCATCATTAAACATATTCCGGAATTTATATTTAAAAAGATGAGTATATAG
- a CDS encoding decaprenyl-phosphate phosphoribosyltransferase, which yields MIYVQTFKEYIKLFRIQQYIKNLFIFLPLFFALKITDTDLLLNAAIAFTAFSLTASAVYTLNDYHDIEEDKKHPKKKSRPLASGAISKHQAIVIMCILFVVGIALMYSLSVQAMAILIAYVLMNIAYSLYLKHIAILDVTIIATGFVLRLFIGSAVTGIVLSMWIVIMTFLLALFMALAKRRDDVLIFLDTGKKMRKVIDGYNLQFLDTAMAIMAAVVIVAYTIYTTSAEVVEKFHSQYLYLTALFVILGIMRYLQISFVYLDGGSPTKIVIKDRFMQMSILAWIVSFSWILY from the coding sequence ATGATATATGTACAAACTTTTAAAGAATACATAAAATTATTTAGAATACAACAATACATAAAAAACTTATTTATCTTTTTACCACTTTTCTTTGCATTAAAGATTACAGATACAGACTTATTACTAAATGCAGCAATCGCCTTCACAGCTTTTTCACTCACAGCAAGTGCTGTTTACACTCTTAACGATTATCACGACATAGAAGAAGATAAAAAACATCCAAAGAAAAAGAGTCGTCCTTTAGCTTCTGGTGCCATCTCAAAACATCAAGCAATTGTTATTATGTGTATCTTATTTGTAGTTGGTATAGCCCTAATGTACTCACTCTCAGTGCAAGCAATGGCTATACTTATCGCTTATGTTCTAATGAATATCGCTTATAGTTTATATCTCAAACATATTGCTATTCTTGATGTTACAATTATTGCTACTGGATTTGTACTTCGACTTTTTATCGGTTCAGCTGTTACTGGAATAGTACTCTCTATGTGGATTGTAATCATGACTTTCTTATTAGCTCTTTTTATGGCACTTGCTAAACGGAGAGATGATGTTCTTATTTTTCTAGATACTGGTAAGAAGATGAGAAAGGTAATAGATGGTTATAATTTACAGTTTTTAGATACTGCTATGGCTATTATGGCAGCTGTTGTTATTGTAGCTTATACTATCTATACTACTTCCGCGGAAGTTGTAGAAAAGTTTCATAGTCAATATCTTTACTTGACAGCACTGTTTGTGATTTTAGGGATTATGAGATATTTACAGATTTCTTTTGTCTATCTTGATGGTGGTTCGCCAACTAAAATAGTAATTAAAGACCGTTTTATGCAGATGTCTATACTTGCATGGATTGTTTCTTTCTCATGGATACTATATTAA
- a CDS encoding glycosyltransferase has protein sequence MKISASIVIYNEKKEILKNVIESFLQISLEKELIIIDNSDKANLKEFVLSFEGVKYIHTQQNIGFGAGHNLAFKNITEKSHIHLIINPDVYFESNKIKKMILWMSDNKDISLSVPKVLYPNGDDQTIVRNIPTFLSLFIRKFNFLGFFNQLVIKDEYKNNSFIKTTEIPFAHGCFFVFNSSVFETINGFDERFFLYMEDVDIFIRAKEFGKTVINPHYKIYHEHRKGSSKSFKLLLWHIVSAIKFFLKYRNSDILKYNSIHEQDSK, from the coding sequence ATGAAAATTAGCGCAAGCATAGTAATATACAATGAAAAAAAAGAAATTTTAAAAAATGTAATCGAAAGTTTTTTACAAATTAGTCTAGAAAAAGAACTGATTATTATTGATAATTCAGATAAAGCTAACTTAAAAGAGTTTGTCTTAAGTTTTGAAGGTGTTAAATATATACATACACAACAAAATATAGGCTTTGGTGCTGGACATAATCTAGCATTTAAAAATATAACTGAAAAATCTCATATTCACCTCATAATAAATCCAGACGTATACTTTGAGTCAAATAAGATAAAAAAGATGATTCTCTGGATGAGTGACAACAAAGATATATCATTATCTGTACCAAAAGTTTTGTATCCTAATGGAGATGACCAAACTATAGTTAGGAACATACCTACATTTCTATCTTTATTTATAAGAAAATTTAACTTTTTAGGTTTTTTTAATCAACTAGTCATCAAAGATGAATACAAAAATAATTCATTTATCAAGACAACAGAAATACCATTCGCACACGGATGCTTCTTTGTCTTTAATTCTTCCGTATTTGAAACAATAAATGGATTTGACGAAAGGTTTTTTCTTTATATGGAAGATGTTGATATCTTTATCAGAGCAAAAGAGTTTGGTAAAACCGTAATTAATCCTCATTACAAGATATATCATGAACACCGTAAAGGTTCCTCTAAAAGCTTCAAACTATTATTGTGGCATATTGTATCAGCAATTAAATTTTTTCTAAAGTATCGAAATAGTGATATATTAAAGTATAATTCTATTCATGAACAAGATTCCAAGTAA
- a CDS encoding NAD-dependent epimerase/dehydratase family protein — MLAKAFASYKDQENILIFAQGVSNSQEKDEDNFKRESNILQTVLNDNKGKTVVYFGTCSVDDPESKNTPYVVHKLNMERLVQNSGQNYYIFRLPQVVGKTTSPTLINFIATQIKTGKTFDIWKKSGRNLIDVDDVYKIVDYIISKNLEKNTILNIASMHTYEILEIVKNIENILNIKAIYNTIDKGGYYKINTCIVDKYLSAVGVEFDSNYLIKLLMKYVKDDNK; from the coding sequence ATGCTTGCAAAAGCATTTGCAAGTTATAAAGATCAAGAAAATATTCTAATATTTGCTCAAGGAGTATCTAACTCTCAAGAAAAAGATGAAGATAATTTTAAAAGAGAATCAAATATCCTGCAAACAGTACTAAATGACAACAAAGGAAAAACGGTTGTTTATTTTGGTACATGTAGTGTTGATGATCCGGAAAGTAAAAATACTCCTTATGTTGTACATAAACTTAATATGGAAAGACTAGTTCAAAATAGTGGGCAAAACTATTATATTTTTAGATTGCCTCAAGTTGTTGGTAAAACAACTAGTCCAACCTTGATTAATTTTATAGCTACACAAATAAAAACTGGTAAAACATTTGATATATGGAAAAAAAGTGGACGTAATTTAATAGATGTTGATGATGTTTATAAAATTGTAGACTATATAATTAGTAAAAATTTAGAAAAAAATACTATCTTAAATATTGCTTCAATGCATACATATGAAATACTTGAAATAGTAAAAAATATAGAAAATATTTTAAATATAAAAGCAATCTACAATACTATTGATAAGGGTGGATACTATAAGATTAATACTTGTATAGTTGACAAATACTTAAGTGCAGTAGGGGTAGAATTTGATAGCAATTATTTGATTAAACTTTTAATGAAATATGTAAAGGATGATAATAAATGA
- a CDS encoding FAD-binding oxidoreductase, with protein sequence MSLISWGMYPRIKNRVHKLTDEYSLKETLKNNDELIAFGNGRSYGDSAINENIVYTRPYNYFLDFDENSGILHCRAGVLLSEILDSYVSRSWFLKVTPGTKLITVGGAIASDIHGKNHHIEGCFSECVQEFTIMIADGEIKTAKKGDELFLATCGGMGLTGVILTAKIALKKINSQFIRQTTIKTKNLQETFAAFEEYKHLSYSVAWIDCLAKDENLGKCLLMVGDFADDGDLKYKAKSKLNIPFNFPSFALNNWSVKAFNWLYYWKSPEGVSKQKVHFDSFFYPLDSIRNWNRIYGKNGFTQYQFILPKESSFDGLEHILQKISQSGKGSFLAVLKLYGKGNENYLSFPIEGYSLALDFKIEDGLFELLDQLDEIVVEYGGRIYLTKDVRVSQETFEKGYSKIETFKKYRKDNNMSEKFNSLQSKRLGL encoded by the coding sequence TTGAGTTTAATCAGCTGGGGAATGTATCCTCGTATAAAAAATAGAGTTCATAAACTTACAGATGAATACAGCCTAAAAGAGACTTTAAAAAATAATGATGAACTCATCGCATTTGGAAATGGTCGAAGCTATGGAGACAGTGCGATAAACGAAAATATCGTTTATACTAGACCGTACAATTACTTTTTAGACTTCGATGAAAATTCTGGAATACTTCACTGTAGAGCCGGTGTTTTACTCAGCGAAATCCTTGACTCCTATGTTTCTCGTAGTTGGTTTTTAAAAGTAACTCCTGGAACAAAACTCATAACAGTTGGCGGTGCTATCGCTTCGGACATTCATGGAAAGAACCATCATATCGAGGGTTGCTTTAGCGAATGTGTCCAAGAATTTACTATTATGATAGCAGATGGAGAGATCAAAACTGCTAAAAAGGGTGATGAACTTTTTCTCGCTACTTGTGGAGGAATGGGACTTACAGGTGTCATTCTAACAGCTAAAATAGCTCTTAAAAAAATAAACTCGCAGTTTATCAGACAGACAACCATAAAAACTAAAAACCTCCAAGAGACTTTCGCTGCGTTTGAAGAGTATAAACATCTTTCATATTCAGTTGCATGGATAGACTGTCTCGCAAAAGACGAGAACCTTGGAAAGTGTCTTTTAATGGTTGGAGACTTCGCAGATGATGGAGACTTAAAATACAAGGCGAAATCAAAACTCAACATTCCTTTTAATTTTCCTTCGTTTGCCCTAAACAACTGGAGTGTAAAAGCCTTTAACTGGCTCTACTATTGGAAATCACCAGAAGGTGTTTCAAAGCAGAAAGTACATTTTGATAGCTTTTTTTATCCACTTGATAGCATTAGGAACTGGAACCGTATTTATGGCAAAAATGGTTTTACACAGTACCAGTTTATACTTCCAAAAGAGTCTAGTTTCGATGGACTTGAACATATACTCCAAAAGATATCCCAGAGTGGAAAAGGCTCATTTCTTGCCGTTTTAAAACTTTATGGAAAAGGTAATGAAAACTATCTATCATTTCCTATAGAGGGGTACTCTCTCGCTTTGGACTTCAAGATAGAAGATGGTTTGTTTGAACTACTTGACCAACTTGATGAGATAGTCGTAGAGTATGGCGGACGCATTTACCTTACAAAAGATGTTCGGGTTTCACAAGAGACTTTTGAAAAGGGATACTCCAAAATAGAAACATTTAAAAAATATAGAAAAGATAATAATATGAGTGAAAAGTTTAATTCACTACAAAGTAAAAGGTTGGGTTTATGA
- a CDS encoding glycosyltransferase has product MNKYDCDLNLEDRNSISVLVKRVKENSTVLEFGPANGRMTKYMKEQLDCKVYAVEIDEKAAKDASQYTEKIIVDSIENYTWGKEFESIKFDYIIFADVLEHLYYPEKVLNSVKEFLKGDGSILISIPNIAHNSILINLVKNEFNYSPTGLLDDTHIRFFTKKTFDDLIAKTGYFRTYETAIFLNPENTEFRNSYTDLPEEFSEYLKRLSWGESYQYVYEIKKYHMPLVSDFSIEYKTYTKNFIQLFIDQNKGISEESSIKLPVNQPSEIQEFTFDISNYENITNLRLDPLNDSCVIEIEKLSIIKLDGSEVNVLPKISANDCTHHDKNYFFEYHDPQIYFEDLSSQELKGTISLMANIRYLHISNDALQACVNEIAIDRNFMINQLTQELESQRQELESQRQELESQHQEIERKEQEKNQQIQLMQKHIKDLELHTKNLLALAEYMRLKNRLKRLLPSEIRNKIKMFIIKYKRSHYLMKKIYSYVKVNGLLFTIKQLYNSRMYKSKAVVFHTNDASIKDISIVHDKVSIVIPTHNGLRDLTKLIPQLINQQGFHDIEIIIVDSSSEDGTKEFIKNFSDIKFITIEQKNFSHSYARNLGFDTCSGKVVLFMVQDALPTSNFWLHSFVHIFKKTKLVALSCSQIPNAEADLYTCYGLKQFNDFLDISESKTKITEKYIDNPTYARKLAQLDNVSCLVDANVFKQYKFRGKYAEDLDLGLRLIKDKHRIGMTSEVSVLHSHLRPAYYYMKRAMVETEVVKDMFEKNTEKINLDDQLSDILVTSFVLAFFLNEIKNINSPISFNKFKVSMSNSLDNLLGREYLKDEYSHVHEVLYKYDANIMNVIDVLFKNNIELKKGDLFYSMHHINSEAINFIENKYTLIDEKIISEYILFMLNTYGTWSGVRFGTNKKEYLEKFPFLNGLFEKLGKGV; this is encoded by the coding sequence ATGAACAAATATGATTGTGATTTAAACTTAGAAGATAGAAATAGTATATCTGTGTTAGTAAAACGAGTAAAAGAAAACTCTACTGTTTTAGAATTTGGACCAGCAAATGGTCGAATGACAAAATATATGAAAGAACAGCTAGATTGTAAAGTATATGCTGTTGAAATAGACGAGAAAGCTGCGAAAGATGCATCACAATATACAGAAAAAATTATTGTAGATAGTATAGAAAACTACACTTGGGGGAAGGAATTTGAAAGCATAAAATTTGATTACATAATTTTCGCAGATGTATTGGAACATTTGTATTACCCTGAAAAAGTTTTAAATAGTGTAAAAGAATTTTTAAAAGGAGACGGCAGCATATTGATTTCTATACCAAATATAGCTCATAACTCTATTCTCATCAATCTTGTTAAAAATGAATTTAATTATAGTCCGACTGGACTATTAGATGACACTCATATACGATTTTTTACAAAAAAAACTTTTGATGATTTGATTGCGAAAACAGGATATTTTAGAACTTACGAAACAGCAATATTTTTAAATCCTGAAAATACAGAATTTAGAAATAGCTATACTGATTTACCAGAAGAATTCTCTGAATATCTTAAGAGATTATCATGGGGCGAGAGTTATCAGTATGTATATGAAATTAAAAAATACCATATGCCTTTGGTAAGTGATTTTTCTATTGAATATAAAACATATACGAAAAACTTTATTCAACTTTTCATAGACCAAAATAAAGGCATATCCGAAGAATCATCAATAAAACTTCCAGTAAATCAACCTAGTGAAATCCAAGAATTCACTTTCGATATATCAAACTATGAAAATATTACAAATTTACGACTTGACCCATTAAATGATAGCTGTGTTATAGAGATAGAAAAGTTAAGTATTATCAAGTTAGATGGTAGTGAAGTAAATGTGCTTCCTAAAATATCTGCGAATGATTGTACACATCATGATAAAAACTATTTTTTTGAATATCATGACCCGCAAATTTATTTTGAAGATCTGAGTAGTCAAGAGCTAAAAGGTACAATATCTTTAATGGCTAATATTAGATATTTACATATATCAAATGATGCTTTACAAGCATGTGTAAATGAAATAGCTATAGATAGGAATTTTATGATAAACCAATTAACTCAAGAACTTGAAAGCCAACGTCAAGAACTTGAAAGCCAACGTCAAGAACTTGAAAGCCAACATCAAGAGATTGAAAGAAAAGAACAAGAGAAAAACCAACAGATCCAACTAATGCAAAAGCATATCAAAGATTTAGAATTACATACAAAGAATTTACTTGCATTGGCAGAATATATGAGATTGAAAAATAGATTAAAAAGACTACTTCCAAGTGAAATTAGAAATAAGATAAAAATGTTTATTATAAAATATAAACGATCGCATTATTTAATGAAAAAAATTTACTCATATGTTAAGGTCAATGGATTATTATTTACAATTAAACAACTTTATAATAGTAGAATGTATAAAAGTAAAGCTGTTGTATTTCATACAAATGATGCAAGCATAAAGGATATTTCTATAGTCCACGATAAAGTATCTATTGTAATACCAACACATAATGGTTTACGTGATTTGACAAAATTAATTCCTCAACTTATTAATCAACAAGGTTTTCATGATATAGAAATTATTATAGTTGACTCCTCGAGTGAAGATGGGACAAAGGAGTTTATTAAGAATTTTTCAGACATTAAGTTTATCACCATAGAACAGAAAAACTTTTCACATTCTTATGCAAGAAACCTTGGCTTTGATACCTGCAGTGGTAAAGTAGTGCTTTTTATGGTTCAAGATGCCCTTCCCACATCAAACTTTTGGTTGCACTCTTTTGTTCATATTTTTAAAAAAACAAAATTAGTAGCTTTAAGTTGTAGTCAAATACCAAATGCAGAAGCCGATTTGTATACATGTTATGGATTAAAGCAGTTTAATGATTTTTTAGATATAAGTGAATCAAAAACAAAAATTACTGAAAAATATATAGATAATCCTACATATGCAAGAAAGTTGGCTCAACTTGATAATGTTTCTTGCTTAGTTGATGCCAATGTATTCAAGCAATATAAATTTAGAGGGAAATATGCTGAAGATTTAGATTTAGGGCTGAGACTTATTAAAGACAAACATAGAATAGGAATGACATCGGAAGTTTCCGTTCTCCATTCACATCTAAGACCTGCCTACTATTATATGAAAAGAGCTATGGTGGAAACAGAAGTTGTTAAAGATATGTTTGAAAAAAATACTGAAAAAATAAATTTAGATGATCAATTATCAGATATTTTAGTAACATCATTTGTGTTAGCATTTTTTTTAAATGAAATAAAAAATATTAATTCTCCTATATCTTTCAATAAATTCAAAGTTAGTATGTCAAATTCACTTGATAATTTATTAGGTCGAGAATATTTAAAAGATGAATATAGCCATGTTCATGAAGTTTTATATAAATATGATGCTAATATTATGAATGTTATAGATGTACTTTTTAAAAATAATATAGAATTGAAAAAAGGAGATTTGTTTTATTCTATGCATCATATTAATAGTGAAGCAATAAATTTTATTGAAAACAAGTATACTTTAATAGATGAAAAAATTATTTCAGAGTATATTTTATTTATGTTGAATACTTATGGAACATGGAGTGGTGTTCGTTTCGGTACAAATAAAAAAGAGTATTTAGAGAAATTTCCATTTTTAAATGGATTATTTGAAAAACTTGGGAAGGGTGTATAA
- a CDS encoding HAD-IB family phosphatase, which produces MLSYFFKGMGEIQFKKVAQEYSINHINTIIKSKVIERIIWHKEQGHMIVVVSASIECWLKPWCEQMDLGLIATKLEIRNTTIMGKLLTKNCYGIEKVNRINEIYTLADYEYIYAYRDSRGDKEMLDLANEKNYKFFSF; this is translated from the coding sequence ATGCTATCTTATTTTTTCAAAGGAATGGGTGAGATACAATTTAAAAAAGTTGCACAAGAGTATTCAATAAATCATATTAACACTATAATAAAGTCAAAAGTAATAGAAAGGATTATATGGCACAAAGAACAAGGGCATATGATTGTAGTTGTATCTGCATCAATAGAGTGTTGGTTGAAACCATGGTGTGAGCAAATGGATTTAGGTTTAATTGCCACAAAGTTAGAGATAAGAAATACTACAATTATGGGAAAACTTCTGACTAAAAACTGCTATGGTATTGAAAAAGTAAACAGAATAAATGAAATATATACTTTAGCCGATTACGAATATATTTATGCTTACCGTGATAGTCGAGGTGATAAAGAGATGTTGGACCTAGCGAATGAAAAGAACTATAAGTTCTTTTCATTTTAA
- a CDS encoding GtrA family protein: MLAIKYTIFAIISTLFNLLFQYLSFLVYSNIAALYVAMFMGTMAGLIAKYILDKKYIFFYETKSKRDNGTKFVLYSLMGVFTTLIFWGFEIGFDYLFMDENAKYLGAVIGLGIGYIIKYNLDKKFVFKD; encoded by the coding sequence ATGCTCGCTATTAAATACACTATCTTCGCAATAATCTCTACACTTTTTAACCTTCTATTCCAATATTTAAGCTTTTTAGTATATTCAAACATCGCTGCACTTTATGTTGCTATGTTTATGGGAACAATGGCAGGTTTAATTGCCAAATACATCTTAGATAAAAAGTACATCTTCTTTTACGAGACAAAAAGCAAAAGAGATAATGGTACAAAGTTTGTACTTTACTCACTCATGGGAGTTTTTACGACTTTGATATTTTGGGGATTTGAGATTGGTTTTGATTATCTCTTTATGGATGAAAATGCGAAGTATCTCGGTGCAGTTATCGGTCTTGGTATCGGGTATATAATAAAATACAACTTAGATAAAAAATTTGTTTTTAAGGATTAA